The DNA region ctttttgaaggttctttctttaattgtgcatggtactgttaccgttcccggatccttttgtttgttaggaatttTCTGCCCCAGTGAGTTTGCACTATACTTTTCCTTCCAGGCTACCTGTTCTTCTGctgttggtttcttttcagccattacctcttccatgaatttcttgtaAATGGGCATTCTTTTgagtgcttcaaacaaagacaTATGACCCTCGACCTTTTTGAACATTatcatgaatttctccaagtctgactcgcttggttccttctttgtcactctctgagggtagggcaagTTAATTGTCGGTTTAGTCTCCTTTGTAACTTCCTCTTCAGTCGGCTCGCCCgatgatataatttttttctttttagcagcctttttctttttcatcGTGACAGTACTAGTATTCTCttgacctctcggattttgaactgtttcacttggtaaggaacctggtgttTGAGAACTTGCTAGTTGTTGTGCTATTTGCCCTAgctgaacttcaagattctttagagaggcggtggtgtttttctgattgtttctcgtctcttcttcaaattacctattttgagctgccatgttttcaatggcaatctcccagtctgctttccttggagcttgttgttgttgatattgagtctgatattgaccttgactttgttgtggaacattcccttGTTGATatttccaggagaagtttggatgattcttccaacctggattgtaagtgttaAAGTAGGGGTTATTctgctttaagaattttatctcttcaatttgttgaggaGTTGTAAAGCAGTACACAGTatggtgaggtccattacagattttacaagtgatggtctgagcaagttgaatttgagctacttgttgagtacctatattcatcgctTTCAATTTCTTCTCCACTTCAGCAGCGACTGTATTTTCCAAACGAATTTTATTTGCTTCTACTTTTAGGTCAATGAATCCTTCAGGTCTGCttgtacacctatcatataattccagatgctcatttgcggctatcgcttcaatgatccttttaatatcggtggctgttgagaaatttgttgagccaccgactGTTGTATTAGTTAActattttgtctttattttcaggccattcacaaacatctgcatttgttcagtctgGTCCATATTATGAGTTTGGCACGCTACTaggacccttttgaatcttttgtaggtatctcccaaagactcgccatctttctgtttgaagttcaagatttcatacctttttctcaaaaatactgatgcgggaaaatactcatttaagaaaaTTGTTTCCATATTTTCCCATGATGTGATACTGCCGGctggaagagagtagaaccactcttccgCCTCTTTAGataaagtgaacgggaacattcttaacttctttgcttcattagtatgaccatcaattttcaaagtagtactcatggtcaagaatctctgcaggtgcttgttggcatcttcattaacctttccggtgaaagattttctctcaagttgattaattgtgctaggatgcagttcaaagttcgtcacattcaccggttggttgacaatggtcaatctaccacccgacgcatttgcacctccatagtcacctaggagtctttctggaggtggaagcggtgaaactggAGGAATTTTAGCTATAGTTTCTTTTTCTGAATCTGAGTGATAagagggaacttcttctttggaatccaatcTAGCATTTCTGCGTCTCCGatgaagggttctctcgatttctgcgtcaaaaagaaattctgttgagggctctcctcgcatacacaaattagtgaattaaattatataaatgacagaaaattaattttattacagaacaacaaaattttaattgaactaaaaattaaactctatattttggcagtccccagcaacggcgccaaaaacttgatcggaaaaataacaagtgtactattttgctTATTATAGTAATAACGGGTAAATTCCCCGGATGTCGATCTTAAGGACTGCACGTTAATAccgagttcaaattatcattcaattaaacaaaaagtatgatttgggtttttagattaaaatttataaaaataaaggcaaagacaaataaggatgaaaataagggtttgcaggataagaggaacaatgccagggaagatgtatgatttatccctgtaacaactctgagtcactattgcatcaacaaatatcaattactactagttctcaagggtattttctcccaagcccttggtgagaaaacctttaatcaatctatcctaatttctatgtccataggcaattaaggtgaagttaagctttattatatcaagaatactctggttcatatagggtatccctagtcctaggtgatatctactgcagagtaaccttatgaaaaccttatcaatggcggtccagcctaattgataaccataaaacaatctcgattggtccgaaagagaaagcattaaacacatcaaaagggtaccgtaagaataatattacaaatgcaaaagtatactcaaattcgttacaattctaaatcagggacacccccaTAGCATTGGagggtttagctactcatattgttcaaaacaaatgcaagataaaaattacacattacaagtatttggatgacttcgatcttcaatcgctttcgctcatgaaaaccttcagctctccgaactccttgctctctgtaatacttgattgcttgacaaTACTGTGTTTTTCCTCCTTCCAAGATGATATTTTCTTTGGTAGAAGGTTCTCTTgtatagtgaaaattccaagcaatAGGTGGACATTTCCAACAATCTCTCTGCAAGCCCGATAATCAAAATCCCgatgaaaagggaaaattttgggcttgggctgacatggcccgtgtcagctCACTGCTTCACTTGACACTCCCATGGGGGCTTGACACGGTATGGGATaaggcctgacacgggccgtgtcaagcTACTGTTTTTTTTGCTTCATTCTCCTTCTGCCTGAtacgggtggccgtgtcaggtgacacgggtgaccgtgtcaggcctcctgtatAGGGATTTTTCCATTCCTTTGCTTTCCAAAATTCCGCATTGTCTCGCTCCGAGTTCCTCGGTTCTTCCACCTGGACCTGTTGGACAAAAACACAGACATGCTacgcgtaaaatcacgaaaatataaaataaaactgacaattaataaattttcttaaataacttacgggaatGAGAATTAACTTTAAAGGCACCATAATGcgtacacagtgtctcaaaatccttggtttcttaTCGGATAAGCAACaaaaatatagtgaaaatggtgactgGTCAATCACAAACATAGCCCCTTATAATACAAGTAGCTAATTACAAACTAATCATAATCGATTTGAAATACTTATAATTTATTTCTCAAAATTAGGAATTTTCCTATCTTCAAGCCTTTGGTGAAAATATAGGCCACTTGTGTTTCACTCAAATAATGCATTACCTCAAGTTCACCATGATTTACCTTCTCCCTCGGGAAGTGAAACCTAGCTTCAATGTGCCTACTTCTTCCATGTAGAACTAGATTTCTTACAAGATTAATGACTTACTTATTATCGATGTGCAACACTAACGGTCTCTTTACTTCGATATTCATCTAATGTAGCACAAATCTGATCCAGATTACTTGACAAGAAGCATGGGATCATGTTATATACTCAACCTCACTTGATGATAATGCCACCACATGCtgctttctcgagcaccatgagTTTGAGGCACCAAACACTTGAAAGAAATAGCTAGTTGTGTCTCTTCTATCCTTtttatctccacaccaatcaggATCTGAATAGTAATTGATCATAATTTCTTTGTCGTCAATATATTGTAGAAACAAGATTCCACAATTTAATGATCCTTTTAGGTATCTCAGGATTGTCCTTACAGCGTTCATATGTGACACCTTTGGTTCATCCATGTATCTATTCACCAATTCGACCGAGAAACCTATACCAGGTCTATTATTGCACACGTACCACAAAGATCCtacaatttgtttgaacaaagtgaCATCAACCTTATCCTCCTCTACATGCTTCTCCAATTTCAGATTTTGTTCGATAAGTGAGAGTGCAACATTCGAATCAGCCATCATGAATATCTTGAGTATCTATTTGGCATACTTCCTTTGATATGGCACCATACCTTATTTGGTAATTTGAAATTACATGCCTAGGAAATAAGACAAATTTCTCAGATCTAACATTTCAAATTTTGTCTTCATCAGCTCTTTAAATTTCGACAAGTTTTCAGGGTTATTTCTAGTTACTAGcaagtcatcaacatataagTATATGATGGTTATGTCTCATTCCATGGCATGTACATATACACCAAACTTAGACCTGCATTTGATGAATCCCAATTCGACTAGGTATGAGTCAATTTTCTTATTCCATGCCTTAGGTCCTTGTTTGAGGCCATAAAGGGATTTATGTAACCTGTACACTTTCCtttctcccccccccccccccccccccatatCATAAAACCAGGTGGTTGTGTTTCATATACAACTTAATTTAGGGAACCATTCAAAAACgttgatttcacatctaagtgaaatgtcgACCAAACTTACTTGGATGCTAAGGCTACCACTAGTATGATACTCTCCAATCTTGAAACTAGTGCATATACTTCAGAGTAGTCAAGTCATTCTCTTTGAATAAATTCTCGTGCTAATAATCTTGCCCTATGTCTTGTAATCGACCCATCAGATTTCTGCTTTGATGTGAATACCCACTTCACTTTGATAGCTTGTGTGTGTGTTGACAATTTGACTAGCTCCCATGTATTATTTTTTAACAACTTCAAACTCTTCAACTAGAGGTGACTTCCATTATTTATTCTTCAATACTGTGAAgtggttggtgatgatgaagtcacaccAAATCTCCATCTGatgtgacttcatcatcaccaaccacTTCACAGTCTTGAAGTCTTGCTAAGACAACTCTGATTCTTTGAGGTTTTTGTCTTGTGCCTGCCACACTCTCATGACTTTCTACTTCAATAGTGGGAACTTAAATAACTAATTGAAGGTCATTAATTAGAACCTCGTCATGATCACTACTTTCTTCATCAAAGTCATAACTCATCAATGGTTTATTGGTTGCATCATTTGATGCCCAATTCCATATAGAGTTCTCATCAATCACAACGTCTCAACTCACCAAAATGTGTTACCATTAATAGGATTGAATAGTCTGTATGATCTTATCTTGTGATATCCTATCGGAACCATCACTCTTATCATCAATTTTTGTTCTCCTTGCATCAGGAACATGCTTGTAGCAGATATAGCTAAATaccttcagatgactcactgATGGTGTCTTTCCACTCCAAACTTATTTAGGAACCTTGTTCTTCAGTCTCTTGGTAGGGCACATGTTCAGTATATAGACAACAATGGTGACTGATTCATGGCATACATGTATTTATGTGCAAGTAATTAATTGTATCCCAAGTAATTACCATGACAAACTAAAATTGAATTATATCACAACAACAATAAAACTCAAAATtcataaaatattaaaaaaattcaaactTCAAACCAAATGTTATACtaaagaaataaaacaaaaacatTAAATATTGTTGGCAATAAACAATCATCTTGCATCTAATAGAAAATCAGACTCATTTATAATCATTGATGAATGAGACTCACATGCATTCAAGAAAAACCATTTAATCCCTCATATTCCTAACAAAAAGCACCTTAACGTTATATTCAAAGGTGATATATATGGCTTAGTACATTCTAACTTTAATTATTACAACGGTAACCTTTCAAAAATATGAATAAGACCACCTTGAGAGAATCATTCTTTGAGATCACTCAAAACATCAACAACATTCTCCATGAAAAcaaagaactgagcaactaaatCTAATACAGAGTTCACAAACAATTAATGAACTAACATATGACATCGATTCCAAACTCGAAAAGAAGGATCAAAGGTATTAGTGAGAACTAGAATGTTGCCATCGatgaaatcgagtttcaattttTCCACCGAGTTCTCTTCTCATGGTATCGCACTCAAGAGTGATAATTCGAACCAGTGAGTTTTCgagaaataaaaatgaaaaggGTCCATCACTTAGATGAACGAAGTATGGTAAAGACTAATCAAAGATTTGATCAGGAGGTAGGAGGTTAAACACGGGGACACATGAATGAAGAGTAGAGGAAGTCTCAGTAATGGAACAATGAAAGAAGGATCAAAATCGCGAAAGATACCATATTGAACTAGAGTTTCTTTATTGAACTCAATATTTACATGATGGAGTAAAACCCCATTTTATACAagtatttcaaaataaaaaataagcGGAAAATGAAAACTAGTTAGAATTAAAATAATCACAAACTAAGCACTAGTTTATTTAATAACAAactaaattaaattaattaaccTTAATCATTAATGTAAAAAGTTTTATACAGACTTTAAATCATAATCATTAATAAATATGATTTTATAAGTAACTATgataaaaatcaaatatttttaataaatttaacATTTATAATAAAGTGTTTGTAATTTACACTAATTCTGTAtcaattaaattattatttttatatttttttatacTATAAATGATATTTATTCATTCAAGTTGATATAATACATAAAATAATATAAATTCAAAATCGTTATAAACTAAAAAAATGAATAGGCAAACACTCATATCATCCATATCATCCATGTTAATAACATATAATGACGAAATGTCTAAAAATGTGACAAAACCTACAAATATGACGAAATTGAAATGTTCAGAATATTATCTTTCTGAGTCTGCAGCATTGACGACGTCAAAGTTATTGATTGAATATACACTGAGTCGAAATTAATCTAAAAATTAGAACCAGACAAACACCGCACCAAGAAGGAAAAAAAATAACACAGCAATAAAATGACGAGCAACACAATATCGCATTAAAACAATGAAATCAggaagaaaaaaattaaaaatatatgtGGAATCAAGTAtttaaataaaaagaaaaaaatttaGAGGGATGATTTTGGATAAAAAATTAACGGTAAAACCACCACTCATGATGATTGTTATTATTTTTAGAGTTTAATTGAATTACACGGATAGTGTAAAGAGATTTTACAACATCAGTTAATCATAGCCGTCggatattaaaataagtttgacttttatttcaaaaatctataaagtaatacaaacagatgatggtgatgaatcgacggtgtaaatttttttacactgacaatgtatagtaattaatctcttatttttattattatttattacACTTATCTACATTTACAATAAAAATTATAGCACTTTGGGACTAAAGGAGGGGGACAACTTAAATATCTTGTACAACCATGATTATTGTGGCATGGGATACGATCTGTGAAGTCAAATAAGAATAAAATTAATGTTATAAAAGTATAATAAAATATTGAATATAAGATATTATTTGAAGTATTAACATGTTGCAAAATATACGTACTTTCGATGGTTTTGACgataaataaaacaagaaaagggATCAATGTATAAACATAATTTTGGATTCTAGCCATAATTCCCTTTTACGCGTTTAATAAATTGTTATTTTCTTGACTACTTTAAATTAGCAATTGAATAATgttttaaattcaaataattttttttgttagCTCTTAGGAGTTTTGAGAAACCATTTATAAATTTAGAAATATTAATAAATGACTCTAAAGAATAACAATGTGTCGTGTAATGTATCACGTTCTCTAACTAAACTGATGACTTAAATTTAGTAAATATTTTAAACAAAAATTCTTCATGACCATCAAAGtccatttttctttttaattaaactctaaaaattataattattttatatattattttattatagATAGCTAAAACATATCAAATGAGTAATAATAGTGACGATTAATAGGGGTAGGAGGAGGTCATAGTATCCCTTATTTTCTCGTGTTGTCAAGAGGAACCATCATCTTTAGGgtaatatataaatatattgtaCTTTTTGGCACCTCACATTTTTTCTCAAGATCCGCCACTAAATAATAATGAGATGACatcatatttatttatttagagACTAAAAATACAATATGATGATGGTTTTTATTCGAAAACATTATAAATAAAAGTTAATATAAATTTAATATATTATACCGATTACAAACTGACGCAACATAATGCGAAGGCTAAGACAAATATTAAAATTGGATTTTTTTCATCCATcattattaaaatatttaatgTGTACAAGTTTTATAAGATATTTTTATGACTATAATTTTTGTTATCTTCTATTAAACTAAATTTAAAATTTGCaattaaatatttatatttttttattaacATTGAATTACTAACAAAAAAAGCTGTATTTCTATGGCGAGTTCTATTTAAACTCTCTCATATTATGTTGGTTAAAATAAAGTCTTTTATTTGTCAATCTTTATTGAAGTCTTATATATATTATTACGGAAAATCTATTTTATAACGGTTGAAAAATGGATACAATCACGATTGTGAGATAGAGTGTGCTCTAAATATG from Lathyrus oleraceus cultivar Zhongwan6 chromosome 1, CAAS_Psat_ZW6_1.0, whole genome shotgun sequence includes:
- the LOC127105404 gene encoding secreted RxLR effector protein 161-like — protein: MADSNVALSLIEQNLKLEKHVEEDKVDVTLFKQIVGSLWYVCNNRPGIGFSVELVNRYMDEPKVSHMNAVRTILRYLKGSLNCGILFLQYIDDKEIMINYYSDPDWCGDKKDRRDTTSYFFQVFGASNSWCSRKQHVVALSSSEVEYIT